The Salvelinus namaycush isolate Seneca chromosome 8, SaNama_1.0, whole genome shotgun sequence genome has a segment encoding these proteins:
- the LOC120052372 gene encoding gamma-crystallin M2-like codes for MILAYFQINFYEDRNFQGRSYECSSDCPDMSSYLSRCQSCRVESGCFMVYDRPNYMGNQWFMKRGEYSDYQHMMGMTDIRSCHMIPMHRGSFRMRIYETENFGGQMHEMMDDCDSIMDRYRMNNCMSCNVMDGHWLMYEQPQYKGRMMYMRPGEYRNFNQMGSMGRLMSMRRINESCY; via the exons ATGATTCTTGCTTATTTTCAGATCAACTTCTACGAAGACAGGAACTTCCAGGGTCGTTCCTATGAGTGCAGCAGCGACTGCCCTGACATGTCCTCCTACCTGAGCCGCTGCCAGTCCTGCAGGGTTGAGAGCGGATGCTTCATGGTGTACGACCGCCCCAACTACATGGGAAACCAGTGGTTCATGAAGAGGGGAGAGTATTCTGACTATCAGCACATGATGGGAATGACCGATATCAGGTCCTGCCACATGATCCCCATG CACAGAGGATCTTTCAGGATGAGGATCTACGAGACGGAGAACTTTGGAGGTCAGATGCACGAGATGATGGACGACTGTGACAGCATCATGGATCGTTACCGCATGAACAACTGCATGTCCTGCAACGTTATGGACGGCCACTGGCTCATGTATGAGCAGCCCCAATACAAAGGCAGGATGATGTACATGAGGCCTGGAGAGTACAGAAACTTTAACCAGATGGGCTCTATGGGTAGGCTCATGAGCATGAGGCGTATCAACGAGTCCTGTTACTAG